The Herbaspirillum sp. RTI4 genome has a segment encoding these proteins:
- a CDS encoding IclR family transcriptional regulator → MSDLISTRNKALVRRAAIRPVDVRIVLRAPRAPYREQASTDNGKLIAPIVRGFAVLDAFLEQDQWLANGDIAERTAIPKATVSRLTRTLTELGYLTHSDLLKKYRLASAVLDLGYAAMADTDVVSLARGLMQEFADVNGVYVALAGRDGLDMILFENCHSSSTLATIALGVGEHMPIAASPLGWALLAGLPNTERTYLLDRIRPHHKRDLWMLLRQRIDEAADQVAEKGYCSSTGDWGADITVVAAPLHIAGRLPMALVCAGSPRLTPQTRLDEQLGRKLVTLIHQLKKNAAVQA, encoded by the coding sequence ATGAGCGACCTCATCAGCACCCGCAACAAAGCGCTTGTACGTCGGGCGGCGATTCGTCCGGTGGATGTGCGCATCGTCTTGCGGGCTCCACGCGCCCCTTACCGCGAGCAGGCATCTACAGATAACGGAAAACTGATTGCCCCGATTGTGCGCGGCTTTGCCGTGCTTGATGCCTTCCTCGAACAGGATCAATGGCTGGCCAATGGCGATATCGCCGAACGCACTGCCATACCAAAGGCAACCGTCTCGCGGCTGACGCGCACGCTGACAGAACTCGGTTATCTGACGCATTCGGATTTATTGAAAAAATATAGGCTGGCGTCGGCCGTGCTCGATCTTGGTTATGCCGCCATGGCCGATACCGATGTGGTATCTCTGGCACGGGGATTGATGCAGGAGTTTGCCGACGTCAACGGCGTCTACGTTGCGCTCGCCGGACGGGATGGCCTCGACATGATTTTGTTTGAGAACTGTCATAGCTCCTCCACACTCGCCACGATCGCTCTCGGCGTTGGCGAGCATATGCCGATTGCCGCGTCGCCCTTAGGCTGGGCCTTACTGGCCGGTTTGCCGAATACGGAAAGGACCTATCTGCTGGACCGCATACGACCGCATCACAAACGTGATCTGTGGATGCTGTTGCGGCAACGCATTGACGAAGCAGCTGATCAGGTGGCTGAAAAAGGGTATTGCTCCTCCACCGGAGACTGGGGTGCGGACATTACTGTCGTCGCTGCACCATTACATATTGCCGGCCGCTTGCCGATGGCCCTGGTATGCGCCGGTTCACCGCGGCTAACACCGCAGACCCGGCTGGATGAACAATTGGGCCGCAAGCTGGTGACACTGATCCATCAGCTCAAGAAAAATGCTGCCGTACAAGCCTAA
- a CDS encoding MaoC/PaaZ C-terminal domain-containing protein — protein MAIDYFKLKNWVFPEQEHRYTEKDTILYALGLGLGKNSSDADELRFVYEDGLQTFPSMAVILGHPGLWMGNPESGINLSKVVHGEQKVRLHHRLPSSGTVIGQSRVIAVVDKGADKGALVVVERKVIDKETGITLATVEQISFCRSEGGFSEQGQPSDVLSAQATVMPTRAADYSCDLPTRPEMALLYRLSSDMNPLHADPATAIAAGFPRPILHGMGTYGVTCHAILKTCCAYRPERLQSLQARFSSPVFPGETIRTEIWRDGGRAYFQSRVVERDKVVLSNGVADIAA, from the coding sequence ATGGCAATTGATTACTTCAAATTGAAAAACTGGGTGTTTCCCGAACAGGAACATCGCTATACCGAAAAAGACACGATTTTGTATGCGCTCGGCCTGGGTCTCGGGAAAAATTCAAGCGATGCCGACGAATTGCGTTTTGTCTACGAAGATGGTTTGCAAACATTTCCGAGCATGGCGGTGATTCTGGGACATCCAGGTCTCTGGATGGGCAATCCTGAATCAGGTATCAATTTGAGCAAGGTAGTGCACGGAGAACAAAAAGTGCGTTTGCATCATCGCTTGCCCAGCAGCGGTACGGTAATCGGTCAGTCGCGTGTGATCGCGGTCGTGGACAAGGGGGCTGACAAAGGCGCGCTGGTCGTGGTTGAACGCAAGGTGATCGACAAAGAAACCGGCATCACGCTGGCGACTGTCGAACAGATATCGTTTTGCCGCAGCGAAGGAGGATTCAGCGAACAGGGGCAGCCTAGCGATGTCTTGTCGGCACAAGCCACGGTCATGCCGACGCGTGCAGCGGATTATTCCTGTGATTTGCCGACGCGTCCTGAGATGGCCTTGCTCTATCGCTTGTCGAGCGACATGAATCCTTTGCATGCTGATCCGGCCACGGCGATTGCGGCCGGATTTCCCCGCCCCATTTTGCATGGCATGGGTACTTATGGCGTTACCTGCCACGCAATTTTGAAAACCTGTTGCGCTTATCGGCCAGAGCGCCTGCAATCCTTGCAGGCACGATTTTCGTCACCCGTGTTTCCGGGAGAAACGATACGAACAGAAATCTGGCGAGACGGCGGACGCGCCTATTTTCAGTCGCGCGTAGTAGAGCGTGACAAGGTGGTGTTGAGTAACGGCGTCGCGGATATCGCCGCCTGA
- a CDS encoding MFS transporter, whose translation MTLTKPSSPSKFGTVLRVTSGNFMEMFDFFLFGFYATYISKTFFPSGDEFASLMLTFMTFGAGFLMRPLGAILLGAYVDRVGRRKGLIVTLALMAAGTMLIAFVPGFASIGYLAPFLVLTGRLLQGFSAGVELGGVSVYLAEMATPGNKGFYVSWQSASQQVAIIFAAALGYALNVWLTPLQIGSWGWRIPFFIGCMIVPVLFMIRRSLQETEEFLARKHRPNVSEIYRSMLENWKLIIAGMMLVSMTTVSFYLITIYTPTFGKSVLKLSTADSLIVTLCIGLSNFIWLPLMGALSDRIGRRPILIFFTLLTILTAYPAMRWLVSDPGFSKMLMVELWLSFLYASYNGAMVVALAEVMPVSVRTAGFSLAYSLATAIFGGFTPAIATGLIELTGDKGVPGLWMTFAAVCGLIATLVLYRNKGAYERYPQASIAG comes from the coding sequence ATGACACTGACCAAGCCTTCCTCTCCATCGAAATTCGGCACCGTTTTACGCGTGACCAGCGGCAATTTCATGGAGATGTTTGATTTTTTTCTTTTCGGTTTTTACGCCACCTACATTTCCAAAACGTTTTTTCCGTCGGGCGATGAATTCGCTTCGCTGATGCTGACGTTCATGACGTTCGGCGCGGGTTTCTTGATGCGTCCGCTCGGGGCGATTTTGCTCGGCGCGTATGTTGACCGTGTTGGCCGTCGCAAAGGGCTGATCGTGACGCTGGCGCTGATGGCGGCGGGGACCATGCTGATTGCCTTCGTTCCCGGCTTTGCCAGCATTGGTTATCTGGCACCGTTTCTGGTGCTGACCGGGCGTTTGTTGCAAGGATTTTCTGCGGGTGTCGAACTGGGTGGCGTCTCTGTATATCTGGCCGAAATGGCGACTCCCGGCAACAAGGGGTTTTATGTCAGCTGGCAATCCGCCAGCCAACAGGTGGCGATCATTTTTGCGGCGGCATTGGGTTATGCCCTCAATGTGTGGCTGACACCCTTGCAAATCGGTTCCTGGGGCTGGCGTATTCCGTTTTTCATCGGCTGCATGATCGTGCCGGTGCTGTTCATGATTCGCCGTTCGCTGCAGGAAACAGAGGAATTTCTGGCGCGCAAACACCGTCCCAATGTCAGTGAAATATATCGCTCGATGCTGGAAAACTGGAAGCTGATTATCGCCGGCATGATGCTGGTGTCGATGACGACGGTATCGTTTTATCTGATCACCATTTACACGCCGACATTTGGCAAGAGCGTACTCAAGCTGAGTACGGCGGATAGCCTGATTGTGACGCTGTGCATAGGCCTGTCCAATTTTATCTGGTTGCCGCTGATGGGCGCGCTGTCCGACCGCATCGGACGCCGGCCTATTCTGATCTTCTTTACCTTGCTGACGATTCTGACGGCGTATCCAGCGATGCGCTGGCTGGTCAGCGATCCTGGTTTTTCGAAAATGCTGATGGTGGAGTTGTGGTTGTCTTTCTTGTACGCCAGTTATAACGGCGCGATGGTCGTCGCTCTGGCTGAAGTGATGCCGGTATCGGTGCGTACGGCAGGGTTTTCTTTGGCGTATAGTTTGGCAACGGCGATTTTTGGCGGCTTCACACCGGCAATTGCGACTGGCTTGATTGAGTTGACCGGCGACAAAGGTGTGCCGGGACTATGGATGACCTTTGCGGCGGTGTGCGGTTTGATTGCGACGCTGGTCTTGTATCGTAATAAGGGCGCATATGAGCGGTACCCGCAGGCCTCGATAGCGGGCTGA
- a CDS encoding SDR family NAD(P)-dependent oxidoreductase produces the protein MHKIVEGKVVVVTGAGGGIGRDIALAMAQHGARVVVNDIGASLSGEGLSAGPAQQVVEEIIAAGGQAVANTDSVSDASSAARIVETAVDVFGRIDCVVNNAGILRDSLFHKMSADEWDAVLKVHLYGAFYMSKAAALHFKAQASGALVHMTSTSGLIGNLAQANYSAAKLGLTALSKSIALDMQRFNVRSNCIAPFAWSRMISSIPINDAAQQARVDKIKLMTPAKIAPLAVFLASDSASDVNAQVFTVRNNEIFLMSQPRPLRSVHRAEGWTPESIAEHAMPALKSNFVAMDRSADVFSWDPI, from the coding sequence ATGCATAAAATCGTCGAAGGAAAAGTGGTCGTGGTCACCGGTGCAGGTGGCGGCATCGGTCGCGATATTGCATTGGCAATGGCGCAGCACGGCGCGCGGGTAGTGGTGAATGACATCGGCGCATCGCTGAGCGGCGAAGGACTCAGTGCAGGTCCGGCGCAGCAGGTGGTGGAAGAAATCATCGCTGCGGGCGGTCAGGCGGTTGCCAATACCGATAGCGTTTCCGATGCTAGTAGCGCCGCACGAATCGTGGAGACCGCAGTCGATGTTTTCGGTCGTATCGATTGCGTTGTCAACAACGCCGGAATTTTGCGCGACAGCCTGTTCCATAAAATGAGTGCGGATGAATGGGATGCCGTTCTCAAGGTGCATCTGTACGGTGCCTTTTACATGAGCAAGGCAGCAGCGCTGCATTTCAAGGCGCAGGCCAGCGGTGCATTAGTACACATGACCTCCACCTCCGGTCTGATTGGCAATTTGGCGCAAGCCAATTATTCGGCAGCGAAACTCGGGCTGACTGCCTTATCGAAATCGATTGCACTCGATATGCAACGCTTCAATGTCCGTTCCAATTGCATCGCGCCGTTTGCCTGGAGCCGGATGATCAGTTCGATCCCGATTAACGATGCGGCTCAGCAGGCCCGTGTCGACAAGATCAAGCTCATGACCCCGGCCAAGATCGCACCCCTGGCGGTCTTTCTTGCCAGCGACAGCGCCAGTGACGTCAATGCGCAGGTATTCACGGTTCGCAACAATGAAATTTTCCTCATGAGCCAGCCTCGTCCATTGCGTTCGGTGCATCGGGCCGAAGGATGGACACCAGAAAGCATTGCAGAGCACGCCATGCCGGCATTGAAAAGTAATTTCGTCGCCATGGATCGTTCCGCCGATGTATTTAGCTGGGACCCGATTTGA
- a CDS encoding citryl-CoA lyase, which produces MARKTAVIRSDIAFSTADSITVRGKDLPNEILGHMNLGDFAYFQLMGKTATLSQSRVFNAMLITLVEHGITPSALVARLTYAGAPESLQGAVAAGLCGLGTVFVGTTEGAAKMLYQALADTDVDADLEKIARDTVAAFRERKQIIPGLGHPLHKPIDPRTPRLFQIAEDNGMKGRYITLMQLIGAEAERASGKVLPINATGAIGAICCEFGFPWEIVRGFGVMARAIGLVGHILEESKTPMAHEIWHRMEDEASTHLRK; this is translated from the coding sequence ATGGCACGTAAAACAGCAGTAATACGTTCGGATATCGCTTTTAGCACCGCCGATAGCATCACGGTACGCGGCAAAGATTTGCCGAATGAGATTCTGGGTCACATGAATCTGGGCGATTTTGCCTACTTTCAGTTGATGGGGAAGACTGCAACGCTCAGCCAGTCACGGGTATTCAACGCCATGCTGATCACGCTGGTCGAGCATGGCATTACGCCTAGCGCTCTGGTAGCCAGACTGACGTATGCCGGCGCGCCGGAATCCTTGCAAGGCGCCGTAGCCGCTGGCTTGTGCGGCTTGGGTACGGTGTTCGTCGGAACGACGGAAGGTGCCGCAAAAATGTTGTATCAGGCCCTCGCCGATACTGACGTCGATGCCGATCTGGAAAAAATTGCACGCGATACCGTCGCTGCTTTTCGCGAACGCAAGCAGATTATTCCTGGCCTCGGTCACCCCTTGCACAAGCCCATTGATCCGCGTACGCCGCGACTGTTTCAGATTGCTGAAGACAATGGCATGAAAGGCCGTTACATCACCTTGATGCAATTGATCGGCGCGGAAGCTGAACGGGCTTCAGGGAAGGTGCTCCCGATCAATGCGACCGGTGCCATCGGTGCCATTTGCTGCGAATTTGGATTTCCATGGGAAATCGTGCGCGGCTTCGGAGTCATGGCGCGCGCCATCGGTTTGGTTGGCCATATTCTTGAAGAATCGAAAACGCCGATGGCGCATGAAATCTGGCATCGGATGGAAGACGAAGCCAGTACGCATTTACGCAAGTAA
- a CDS encoding 3-oxoacid CoA-transferase subunit A, with protein MIDKITGSLQQAVADIHDGATVMIGGFGNAGMPSALIDALIAQGARDLTIVNNNAGNGDTGLAALLKAGQVKKIICSFPRQTDSYVFDALYRAGKIELELTPQGNLAERIRAAGAGIGGFFSPTGFGTLLAEGKETRLIDGRQYVLESPIHADFALIKAHRGDRWGNLVYRKTARNFGPIMAMAAKCTIAQVKEVVELGQLDPEHIVTPGIFVQRIVLETN; from the coding sequence GTGATCGATAAAATTACAGGCAGCTTGCAACAAGCGGTAGCCGACATCCACGACGGTGCGACCGTCATGATCGGTGGCTTCGGCAATGCCGGCATGCCATCCGCTCTGATCGATGCCTTGATTGCGCAGGGTGCGCGTGATCTCACCATCGTCAACAACAACGCCGGCAATGGCGATACCGGTCTGGCCGCTTTGCTCAAGGCCGGACAAGTGAAAAAAATCATTTGCTCGTTTCCACGTCAGACTGATTCCTATGTCTTCGATGCGCTTTATCGCGCCGGAAAAATTGAACTGGAACTGACGCCGCAAGGCAATCTGGCAGAACGCATTCGCGCTGCCGGAGCGGGTATCGGTGGATTTTTTTCTCCGACAGGATTCGGCACCCTGCTGGCAGAGGGCAAGGAAACGCGTTTGATCGATGGCCGCCAGTATGTACTGGAGTCGCCCATCCACGCCGATTTCGCGCTGATCAAGGCGCATCGCGGCGATCGCTGGGGCAATCTGGTGTACCGCAAGACGGCGCGTAATTTCGGACCCATCATGGCGATGGCGGCGAAATGTACGATCGCGCAAGTCAAGGAAGTGGTCGAGCTGGGACAACTTGACCCGGAACATATCGTAACGCCGGGCATATTCGTGCAACGCATAGTGCTGGAGACCAACTGA
- a CDS encoding cytochrome b, which translates to MNRNRYHPASVFFHWMIFLLFVIALAVIEYRGDVPKGDPLRDTLRTIHMMTGQLVFLFAAFRIAARFRFGVPAALPGPRWQTWSGEAVHILLYVIMFALPITGVLFTQAGGRDVSFFGLILPQLISPDAALKESIRDIHELIGNAVYYVVGLHALAALWHHFIRKDSTLRRMLNFTGKD; encoded by the coding sequence ATGAACAGAAATCGTTACCATCCCGCCTCCGTTTTTTTCCACTGGATGATTTTTTTATTATTCGTTATCGCTCTGGCCGTGATTGAATATCGCGGCGACGTACCAAAGGGCGATCCGCTCAGAGATACCCTGCGCACCATCCACATGATGACGGGTCAGCTGGTGTTTCTGTTTGCCGCGTTCCGTATCGCAGCACGATTCCGATTCGGTGTGCCCGCGGCGCTACCAGGTCCCCGCTGGCAAACATGGAGCGGCGAAGCGGTTCACATTTTGTTGTATGTCATCATGTTCGCGCTGCCAATCACCGGCGTCCTGTTCACTCAGGCTGGCGGCAGGGACGTCTCCTTTTTCGGCCTGATTCTGCCGCAGCTGATCTCGCCGGATGCAGCGCTCAAGGAAAGTATCCGGGATATCCATGAACTCATAGGCAATGCGGTGTATTACGTTGTCGGCTTGCACGCACTGGCCGCCCTGTGGCACCACTTCATCCGCAAGGACAGCACCCTGCGCCGGATGCTCAATTTCACTGGTAAAGATTGA
- a CDS encoding LysR family transcriptional regulator — protein sequence MSPLRFDLGDLQAMVAVVEQGGFRAAASAINLSQPALSRRIEKLENALNVKLFERTTRRVELTLVGREFFVKAIEILDGVESSLLSIGEISRTRFGQVSVACVPSVAHHFLPPVLQRFHTAYPNIRIRIIDEGAHEVLNHVARGDSDFGLNFIGEQELGIDFEPILRERFVLTCRTDHPLAKRRSVTWNDIRPYPYMTVAKSSGNRRVLDIAMEQGDIRPASFIEVRHVATLLEMVKAGLGVAVVPGLAVPPDATLASIPLRDPEIARTLGVIRRSGRVFSPGAQQLYELIKEMPPLGKHMTAL from the coding sequence ATGAGCCCACTACGTTTTGACCTGGGCGATCTCCAGGCCATGGTGGCAGTCGTGGAGCAAGGCGGCTTCCGAGCCGCCGCCAGCGCGATCAACCTGTCGCAACCGGCCCTCTCCCGTCGCATTGAAAAACTGGAAAACGCACTCAACGTCAAACTCTTCGAGCGCACCACCCGCCGCGTCGAGCTGACGCTGGTCGGTCGCGAATTTTTCGTGAAGGCGATTGAAATTCTGGATGGCGTGGAAAGCTCACTCCTGAGCATAGGTGAAATTTCGCGCACCCGATTCGGCCAGGTCAGCGTGGCCTGCGTTCCCTCAGTGGCGCATCACTTCCTGCCACCAGTGCTGCAACGCTTCCATACCGCTTATCCGAATATCCGTATCCGCATCATTGATGAAGGCGCGCATGAAGTGCTCAATCATGTGGCCCGGGGCGATTCCGACTTCGGCCTCAATTTCATCGGCGAACAAGAGCTGGGGATCGACTTCGAACCGATCCTGCGCGAACGCTTCGTACTCACCTGCCGCACCGATCATCCGCTGGCCAAACGACGCTCAGTCACCTGGAACGATATCCGTCCCTATCCCTACATGACCGTCGCCAAATCCAGCGGCAACCGGCGTGTGCTGGATATCGCAATGGAACAAGGCGACATCCGACCCGCGTCCTTCATTGAAGTGCGTCACGTCGCCACGCTGCTGGAAATGGTCAAAGCCGGATTAGGCGTTGCTGTGGTGCCGGGCCTGGCAGTGCCGCCCGACGCGACGCTGGCAAGCATTCCCTTGCGCGATCCTGAAATCGCCAGAACGCTAGGCGTCATCCGACGCAGCGGCCGCGTATTTTCACCAGGAGCGCAGCAACTTTACGAATTGATCAAGGAAATGCCGCCACTCGGAAAACATATGACCGCTTTATAG
- a CDS encoding CoA transferase subunit B, giving the protein MNRFTRDQIAARVAQDIPEGAYVNLGIGQPTKVANYLPADKEIFLHSENGLLGMGPAPAPGAEDEDLINAGKQPVTLLTGGAYFHHADSFAMMRGGHLDICVLGAFQVSAGGDLANWHTGADDAIPAVGGAMDLAIGAKQVFVMMEHQTKGGEHKIVAQCSYPLTGIACVNRIFTDLAVLDVTPEGLRVVEIVPGMSFDELQQLTGAPLLRPSLS; this is encoded by the coding sequence ATGAACCGCTTTACACGAGACCAGATTGCCGCCCGCGTGGCGCAGGATATTCCTGAAGGTGCTTACGTCAACCTGGGTATTGGCCAGCCGACCAAGGTGGCCAATTACCTGCCGGCAGATAAAGAAATATTCCTGCACAGCGAAAACGGTTTGCTCGGGATGGGGCCTGCGCCTGCGCCCGGCGCAGAAGACGAAGACCTGATCAATGCCGGCAAACAGCCGGTCACTTTGCTCACAGGCGGCGCGTATTTTCATCATGCTGATTCGTTTGCCATGATGCGTGGCGGTCATCTCGATATCTGCGTGCTGGGTGCCTTTCAGGTGTCGGCCGGGGGCGATCTGGCGAACTGGCATACCGGCGCTGACGATGCCATTCCCGCCGTCGGCGGTGCGATGGATCTGGCCATCGGTGCGAAGCAGGTATTCGTGATGATGGAGCATCAGACCAAAGGCGGCGAACACAAGATCGTTGCGCAGTGTTCTTATCCGCTGACCGGAATCGCTTGCGTCAACCGCATCTTTACCGATCTGGCTGTGCTGGATGTGACGCCGGAGGGCTTGCGGGTAGTGGAAATTGTCCCCGGAATGTCGTTCGATGAGCTGCAGCAACTGACCGGTGCGCCGCTGTTGCGCCCGTCCTTGTCCTGA
- a CDS encoding substrate-binding domain-containing protein codes for MNQRSRLSTLFSLVVFAFSLVTGSAWADEVRVMNSGGFAAAYTALAPKFEAATGHHLVIIWGPSMGVSPEAIPNRLARGESADVVIMVGYALTELIKQGKAIADSKVELAGSRIGMAVKSGSAKPDISTVAAFKATLLTARSVAYSDSASGVYIENELFKKMGIESELKPKAHKIQKTPVASLVAAGEYELGFQQVSEILPVPGVDFVAKIPEEVQSVTLYSAGIPVGAPHPEAGKALIRFLASPDARAEIIKSGLDPLN; via the coding sequence ATGAATCAACGCAGCAGGCTGTCCACATTATTTTCCCTCGTCGTATTTGCTTTTTCTTTGGTGACAGGCAGCGCGTGGGCCGATGAAGTCCGCGTGATGAACTCCGGTGGTTTTGCCGCCGCCTACACTGCGTTGGCACCGAAGTTTGAAGCGGCCACCGGTCATCATCTGGTGATCATCTGGGGACCATCAATGGGAGTGTCTCCCGAGGCGATTCCAAATCGTCTGGCGCGTGGTGAATCCGCTGACGTGGTCATCATGGTCGGTTATGCGCTGACTGAGCTGATTAAACAGGGCAAGGCGATCGCCGACAGTAAAGTCGAGCTGGCCGGATCGCGGATTGGCATGGCGGTGAAGTCGGGCAGCGCGAAGCCGGATATTTCGACGGTGGCGGCATTTAAAGCGACGCTGCTGACGGCGCGTTCGGTGGCTTATTCGGATAGTGCCAGCGGGGTGTATATCGAAAACGAGTTGTTCAAAAAAATGGGTATCGAATCGGAACTCAAGCCTAAGGCGCACAAAATCCAGAAAACGCCGGTGGCCAGCCTGGTTGCTGCGGGAGAGTATGAATTGGGGTTTCAGCAGGTCAGTGAAATTCTTCCTGTTCCGGGGGTGGATTTCGTTGCCAAGATTCCTGAAGAAGTGCAAAGCGTGACTTTGTATTCTGCCGGCATTCCGGTTGGTGCGCCGCATCCTGAGGCAGGCAAGGCCTTGATTCGTTTCCTGGCTTCGCCCGATGCCCGCGCGGAAATCATCAAGAGCGGTCTTGATCCGCTGAATTAA
- a CDS encoding IclR family transcriptional regulator → MKAILPIKKTIKKTALTAPETTDRFSVRDQDAAPGSSTATHTLERALGVLKAFRGSPKPLAHAELVRRTGYSKASISRVAATLVALGYLDRAPDGVRFQIGVRGLRIGHRYLSNSPITRQAKPLMQALADEHNMSIGLAVANQLDMIYIEYCNSSSIATLRLGVGRTVPMELSAIGRTYVWMQSPTHRQRLLFNILKKIGSHGPAVVAKMEEAFEDLERYGYCIAAGEYQRDTFAVSVPVFLGDPPVPMALNCSAVSYMPDVENIRKVLVPSLQNAAEKLKIALSSVDSALF, encoded by the coding sequence ATGAAAGCCATCCTTCCGATCAAAAAAACAATCAAGAAAACGGCTTTGACAGCACCAGAGACAACAGATCGGTTTTCCGTACGCGACCAAGATGCCGCACCAGGAAGCAGCACCGCAACACATACACTGGAGCGGGCGCTAGGTGTATTGAAAGCATTTCGCGGCAGTCCGAAACCTCTGGCGCATGCGGAGTTAGTACGCCGCACCGGTTACTCCAAAGCCTCGATATCGCGGGTGGCGGCCACACTGGTCGCACTCGGTTATCTGGACCGCGCACCCGACGGCGTGCGCTTTCAAATCGGCGTGCGTGGTTTGCGTATCGGTCACCGTTATTTATCCAACAGCCCGATTACACGGCAAGCAAAACCGCTCATGCAAGCGCTGGCTGACGAACATAATATGTCGATCGGTCTGGCTGTGGCGAACCAGCTCGACATGATTTATATCGAATACTGCAACAGCAGCAGCATAGCCACTCTGCGCCTTGGTGTGGGCCGTACGGTGCCAATGGAGTTGAGCGCTATCGGCAGAACTTATGTCTGGATGCAATCACCGACACATCGGCAGCGTCTGTTGTTCAATATCCTGAAGAAAATCGGATCACACGGACCGGCAGTCGTCGCCAAAATGGAAGAGGCATTTGAAGACCTCGAACGCTATGGTTACTGCATCGCAGCGGGTGAATATCAGCGCGACACGTTTGCCGTCAGTGTCCCGGTTTTTTTAGGTGATCCTCCGGTACCGATGGCACTCAATTGCAGCGCTGTCTCTTACATGCCGGACGTAGAAAACATCCGAAAGGTGTTAGTCCCTTCTTTGCAGAACGCTGCTGAAAAATTGAAAATTGCGCTTTCCTCGGTTGATAGCGCATTATTCTAA
- a CDS encoding spermidine synthase has translation MLIKRKSIEAQANTKAGPGTRQREKKPAVRRKAKFAPVTLSESDGVRYLHFGTEWVQGAMRMRKPDWLELEYAQQMMAWMLFNPTPLHIVQLGLGTGALSKFSLRQFPEARITAVELNPAVVAICEMMFKLPIDDERLAVLEMDAQDFVDDENNHGTIDALQVDLYDATARGPVLDSAEFYTACANCLTEDGIMTVNLFGDHPSYAKNLKAMRFAFPQVISLPEVHDGNIIAIAFKKRHPLDFTALYERAKEIQAATKLPTKSWVNGMKTAEG, from the coding sequence ATGCTGATCAAACGAAAATCAATAGAAGCGCAAGCCAACACCAAAGCCGGGCCAGGCACACGTCAGCGTGAAAAAAAACCGGCCGTGCGACGCAAGGCTAAGTTTGCGCCTGTCACACTGTCAGAGTCGGATGGGGTGCGCTATTTGCATTTCGGTACTGAATGGGTGCAAGGCGCGATGCGCATGCGCAAACCCGACTGGCTGGAACTTGAATATGCACAGCAGATGATGGCCTGGATGCTGTTCAATCCAACTCCGCTCCATATCGTGCAGCTAGGACTAGGCACTGGCGCGCTGAGCAAATTCAGCCTGCGCCAGTTTCCCGAAGCGCGCATCACGGCAGTCGAACTCAACCCTGCGGTCGTTGCCATCTGCGAAATGATGTTCAAGCTGCCCATCGACGATGAACGGCTGGCCGTCCTGGAAATGGACGCGCAAGATTTTGTCGATGACGAGAACAACCATGGCACTATCGATGCACTACAGGTCGATCTTTACGACGCTACCGCGCGCGGCCCGGTGCTCGACAGCGCCGAGTTCTACACCGCCTGCGCGAATTGCCTCACCGAGGACGGCATCATGACGGTCAACCTGTTCGGCGACCATCCCAGTTATGCCAAGAATCTGAAAGCCATGCGCTTTGCCTTCCCGCAGGTCATCAGCCTGCCCGAAGTCCATGACGGCAATATCATTGCCATCGCCTTCAAAAAACGTCACCCACTGGATTTCACCGCGTTGTATGAACGCGCAAAGGAGATTCAGGCCGCCACCAAACTACCGACCAAATCCTGGGTCAATGGCATGAAAACAGCCGAGGGGTAA